In a single window of the Acinetobacter sp. CS-2 genome:
- the dksA gene encoding RNA polymerase-binding protein DksA produces the protein MANDNQNQVLDEQTDVVDEKSTKRVRKTKPKASESGSTASLFGIAPYQPKKNEEYMSEGQLEHFRQILLAWKAELMSEVDRTLNTMQDENTALPDVNDRATQEEEFAIELRTRDRERKLIRKIEQSIEAIKNDDYGFCETCGIEIGLRRLEARPTATLCIDCKTLAEIKEKQNNG, from the coding sequence ATGGCGAATGACAACCAAAATCAAGTCTTGGACGAACAAACTGATGTGGTAGATGAAAAATCTACCAAACGCGTGCGTAAAACAAAGCCAAAAGCGTCAGAAAGTGGTTCTACTGCTAGCTTATTTGGTATTGCACCTTATCAGCCTAAAAAAAATGAAGAATACATGTCTGAAGGACAGCTTGAGCATTTCCGCCAGATTTTATTGGCGTGGAAAGCAGAGCTCATGTCTGAAGTAGACCGTACCCTCAACACCATGCAAGACGAAAATACCGCATTGCCTGATGTTAATGACCGTGCCACACAAGAAGAAGAGTTTGCGATTGAACTCCGTACCCGTGACCGTGAACGCAAGCTGATTCGCAAGATCGAGCAATCCATCGAAGCGATTAAAAACGACGATTACGGTTTCTGTGAAACCTGTGGTATTGAAATTGGTCTGCGTCGTCTTGAAGCACGTCCAACTGCTACCCTTTGTATTGACTGCAAAACCCTGGCAGAAATCAAAGAGAAGCAAAATAACGGTTAA
- the cpdA gene encoding 3',5'-cyclic-AMP phosphodiesterase has translation MTLYQPNEDQQDWTIIQISDTHLMDQDDLEFVEMNPEQSFHAVMQQIQQQYPSTDAIIHTGDLAQVPVKQTYTRYLSYMQNLGIPFYQIPGNHDDIDLFPFYQHKNQVHAIHFGRWSVLLLNTAVDGRIDGRIEPEQLQQLDQLLAELQQQFVIVACHHHPFAMQSKWIDQHKLKNPENLTAVLARHSHVKAVIFGHVHQDSCHEWQHIRFFSTPSTCVQFKPFSENFALDDQAPGFRVLHLKANGELETRIQRVQTVRQQINSEISGY, from the coding sequence ATGACTTTATACCAACCCAATGAAGACCAGCAAGACTGGACCATTATTCAGATTTCAGACACGCATTTAATGGATCAGGACGATCTGGAATTTGTAGAGATGAATCCGGAACAGAGCTTTCATGCTGTGATGCAACAGATTCAGCAGCAATATCCGAGTACCGATGCCATTATTCATACTGGGGATCTGGCGCAAGTACCGGTCAAACAGACGTATACACGTTATTTATCTTATATGCAGAATCTTGGTATTCCCTTTTATCAAATTCCAGGCAATCATGATGATATTGATCTGTTCCCTTTCTATCAGCATAAAAATCAGGTACACGCCATTCATTTTGGCAGATGGAGCGTGCTGCTGCTAAACACAGCCGTAGACGGCAGAATAGATGGCCGGATTGAACCAGAGCAATTACAACAGCTAGATCAACTACTGGCAGAACTGCAACAGCAATTTGTCATTGTGGCATGTCATCATCATCCTTTTGCCATGCAATCAAAATGGATCGATCAACATAAACTGAAAAACCCTGAAAACTTGACCGCTGTTTTAGCCAGGCATAGTCATGTTAAAGCGGTTATTTTTGGTCATGTGCATCAGGATTCGTGTCATGAATGGCAGCACATCCGGTTTTTCTCAACTCCGTCGACCTGTGTCCAGTTCAAACCTTTCAGTGAAAATTTTGCCCTAGATGACCAGGCCCCGGGGTTTCGTGTCCTGCATCTGAAAGCCAATGGTGAGCTTGAAACCCGAATTCAGCGTGTCCAAACAGTACGGCAACAAATTAATAGCGAAATTTCAGGTTACTAA
- a CDS encoding NUDIX domain-containing protein, protein MNIIKQATYNNDQVKIQSREYLFRGFIQVEKVNLCHRLFNQSKFTPVMQRELIHRPEAAGVLIYDDTQQKFALIEQFRVGAMDDPESPWQLEVIAGVLDGDESPESCIRRESMEESGCEIDQLQHLFSFYPSAGACSELFHLYSAQAHLPEHGGVFGMPDEGENIQLHIIDYSEITTLLSNGRLRNAPVIMALQWLQQHIKTTRNV, encoded by the coding sequence ATGAATATTATTAAACAAGCCACATATAACAACGACCAAGTCAAAATTCAGTCGCGTGAATATCTTTTTCGTGGCTTCATTCAGGTTGAAAAAGTCAATCTCTGCCATCGTTTATTTAACCAGAGCAAATTCACTCCTGTTATGCAGCGTGAACTGATTCACCGCCCTGAAGCTGCCGGTGTACTGATTTATGATGATACCCAGCAAAAATTTGCCTTAATTGAACAATTCCGTGTCGGTGCAATGGATGATCCAGAATCCCCCTGGCAACTAGAAGTGATTGCCGGTGTACTCGATGGTGATGAATCGCCGGAAAGCTGTATACGTCGTGAGAGCATGGAAGAATCTGGCTGCGAGATTGACCAGTTACAGCATTTATTCAGCTTTTATCCTTCGGCTGGGGCCTGTTCTGAACTGTTTCATTTATATAGTGCCCAAGCACATCTTCCTGAACATGGCGGAGTGTTTGGCATGCCGGATGAAGGGGAAAATATTCAGCTGCATATCATTGATTATAGTGAAATCACTACCTTATTGAGTAATGGCCGATTAAGGAATGCGCCAGTCATTATGGCCTTGCAATGGTTGCAACAACATATTAAAACAACAAGGAATGTCTAG
- the thiC gene encoding phosphomethylpyrimidine synthase ThiC, producing the protein MDQLTNRSATDISAQHEQDAKDLTRILPASRKVYIQGSRSDIQVPMREISLTETPTGLGGEHNPAIMVYDTSGVYTDPNVAIDLNKGLPNVRETWIEERQDTERLETLSSAFGQERLKDIRTAEIRFAHIQKPRRAKAGKNVTQMHYARQGIITPEMEYIAIRENQRQQEGVDARQHAGQNFGAKNLTEITPEFVRQEVAEGRAIIPANINHPEIEPMIIGRNFLVKINANIGNSALGSSIDEEVAKMTWATRWGADTIMDLSTGKNIHETREWIIRNSPVPIGTVPIYQALEKVDGVAEDLTWEIFKDTLIEQAEQGVDYFTIHAGVLLRYVPLTANRLTGIVSRGGSIMAQWCLAHHQENFLYTHFDEICEIMKAYDVSFSLGDGLRPGCIQDANDEAQFSELRTLGELTHRAWEHDVQVMIEGPGHVPMHMVKENMDLQLEVCKEAPFYTLGPLTTDIAPGYDHITSAIGAAMIGWYGTAMLCYVTPKEHLGLPNKKDVKDGIITYKIAAHAADLAKGHPGSQVRDNALSKARFEFRWEDQFNLSLDPDTARSMHDETMPKEAHKSAHFCSMCGPKFCSMKITQNVRDYAKNQTNEGQDTEIEAGLNAMKTSYHEHGQKLYHKL; encoded by the coding sequence ATGGACCAATTAACGAATCGCTCTGCAACAGATATTTCCGCTCAGCATGAGCAAGATGCCAAAGATCTCACCCGAATTTTACCCGCTTCCAGAAAAGTCTACATTCAAGGTTCGCGGAGTGACATTCAGGTGCCTATGCGTGAAATTTCCCTGACCGAGACCCCAACCGGTCTGGGTGGAGAACACAATCCGGCCATTATGGTCTATGACACTTCAGGCGTTTATACCGACCCGAACGTGGCCATTGACCTGAATAAAGGTTTGCCCAATGTGCGTGAAACATGGATTGAGGAACGTCAGGATACGGAACGTTTAGAGACGCTGAGCTCTGCTTTTGGACAGGAACGTCTGAAAGATATTCGTACGGCAGAAATCCGTTTCGCCCATATTCAAAAGCCGCGCCGTGCTAAAGCGGGCAAAAATGTCACCCAGATGCACTATGCACGTCAGGGCATCATTACTCCTGAAATGGAATATATCGCCATTCGTGAAAACCAGCGCCAGCAGGAAGGTGTTGATGCACGCCAGCATGCCGGTCAAAACTTCGGGGCCAAGAATCTGACGGAAATTACCCCTGAATTTGTGCGTCAGGAAGTAGCCGAAGGCCGTGCCATTATTCCGGCCAATATTAACCATCCTGAAATTGAACCGATGATCATCGGACGTAATTTCCTGGTCAAGATCAATGCCAATATCGGCAACTCCGCACTCGGTTCCAGCATTGATGAAGAAGTAGCGAAAATGACCTGGGCCACCCGCTGGGGTGCTGACACCATTATGGATTTGTCGACCGGCAAAAATATTCATGAAACCCGTGAATGGATTATCCGCAACTCTCCTGTTCCAATTGGGACGGTTCCTATTTATCAGGCACTGGAAAAAGTTGATGGTGTTGCCGAAGACCTGACCTGGGAAATCTTTAAAGACACCCTGATTGAACAGGCAGAACAAGGCGTGGACTATTTCACCATTCATGCCGGCGTGCTTTTAAGATATGTACCGCTGACGGCTAACCGCTTAACCGGAATTGTTTCTCGCGGCGGCTCTATCATGGCACAGTGGTGTCTGGCGCATCATCAGGAAAACTTCCTGTATACGCATTTTGATGAGATCTGCGAGATCATGAAGGCCTATGATGTATCCTTTAGTCTGGGGGATGGCTTACGTCCAGGCTGTATTCAGGATGCCAATGACGAAGCGCAGTTTAGTGAACTGCGTACCTTGGGGGAACTGACCCATCGTGCCTGGGAGCATGATGTACAGGTGATGATTGAAGGTCCGGGGCATGTACCGATGCACATGGTCAAAGAGAATATGGACTTGCAACTGGAAGTCTGTAAAGAAGCGCCTTTCTATACCCTAGGGCCTTTAACCACCGATATCGCTCCCGGTTATGACCATATTACCTCGGCAATTGGCGCTGCCATGATTGGCTGGTACGGTACCGCCATGCTGTGCTATGTCACGCCAAAAGAGCATTTGGGCTTACCGAACAAGAAAGATGTCAAAGACGGTATCATCACCTATAAAATTGCAGCCCATGCCGCCGATCTGGCCAAAGGCCATCCGGGTTCGCAAGTGCGTGATAATGCCCTATCCAAAGCGCGTTTCGAATTCCGCTGGGAAGATCAGTTCAATTTGAGTCTGGACCCGGATACGGCACGTAGCATGCATGATGAAACCATGCCGAAGGAAGCGCACAAATCTGCGCATTTCTGTTCCATGTGTGGTCCTAAATTCTGTTCCATGAAAATCACTCAAAATGTGAGGGATTATGCGAAAAATCAAACTAACGAGGGACAGGATACAGAGATTGAAGCAGGTTTGAATGCCATGAAAACCAGCTATCATGAACATGGTCAAAAATTGTACCACAAGCTGTAA
- a CDS encoding TolC family outer membrane protein encodes MDIKIVIGACVLLFSPWSHALDLVQAYQRAKNSDPNWQANLLQYEADQLNLGIAKGNLLPTVTVSGNVMRKSQQSSDSSIPGFPADAFTASPSTTRQIAITARQPLFRWDAWEGLKQIKTSVNLSEITLQLQRQEHILNVSESYFNILRQQSLTLANLQEEKALFEQLNVMNAKLKEGLVAKSDVSEANAQYQSARANRIATHVQLVLAQEQLTQLIGPYQENLAVLRDDFQFQKPYPADLDAWTALALSQNLSVQQARIQQRYAEDQKRVEKAALYPQIEAVGTYGYIKQSPQNVVSSDGQFDQIGVEMNWNVYTGGRTQKSIQKATVNVKKSESQLEATIRKASTDVKKSYMQVETDQAKLQARKAAMDSSEVVSQASKAQYQEGLKTMVDVLLAQRNAFSAKQDYLNAKYDYLINVLRLKASVGKLTEKDLEEMNTWLVDKSFKPVS; translated from the coding sequence ATGGATATTAAAATAGTCATTGGTGCATGTGTGTTGCTGTTCAGTCCCTGGAGTCATGCTCTGGATTTGGTGCAAGCCTATCAACGGGCGAAAAACAGCGATCCCAACTGGCAAGCCAATCTTTTACAGTATGAAGCAGATCAACTCAATCTGGGTATTGCCAAAGGGAATTTATTGCCAACGGTGACTGTTTCTGGAAATGTGATGCGTAAAAGCCAGCAGAGCAGTGATAGCAGTATTCCGGGTTTTCCGGCAGATGCATTTACGGCTTCCCCGTCTACTACTCGACAAATTGCCATTACTGCTCGTCAGCCACTATTTCGCTGGGATGCCTGGGAAGGTTTAAAGCAGATCAAAACTTCCGTTAATCTGAGTGAAATCACTTTACAATTACAGCGCCAGGAACACATTTTAAACGTCTCGGAAAGTTATTTTAATATATTGCGTCAGCAGAGTTTAACCCTAGCCAATCTGCAGGAAGAAAAAGCCCTGTTTGAACAGCTGAATGTGATGAATGCCAAATTAAAAGAAGGACTGGTAGCAAAAAGCGATGTCAGTGAGGCCAATGCGCAATATCAAAGTGCCCGGGCCAACCGGATTGCCACGCATGTACAACTGGTTTTGGCACAGGAACAGCTGACCCAGTTAATCGGGCCTTATCAAGAAAATTTGGCCGTACTCCGAGACGATTTTCAATTTCAAAAGCCTTATCCTGCTGATCTGGATGCCTGGACAGCGCTGGCACTGAGTCAGAATCTCTCTGTTCAGCAGGCACGTATCCAGCAGCGTTATGCAGAAGACCAGAAACGGGTAGAAAAAGCTGCCTTATATCCACAAATTGAGGCAGTAGGGACGTATGGATATATCAAGCAGTCCCCGCAAAATGTGGTATCCAGTGATGGCCAGTTTGACCAGATTGGCGTAGAGATGAACTGGAATGTTTATACCGGGGGCAGAACGCAAAAATCCATTCAAAAAGCCACGGTAAATGTGAAGAAAAGCGAATCCCAGCTGGAGGCTACAATTCGCAAAGCCAGTACCGATGTGAAAAAATCTTATATGCAGGTAGAAACTGATCAAGCCAAATTACAGGCACGAAAAGCCGCAATGGACTCTTCGGAAGTGGTTTCCCAAGCCTCTAAAGCACAATATCAGGAAGGTCTAAAAACCATGGTCGATGTGCTGCTGGCACAACGCAACGCTTTTTCTGCCAAACAGGATTATTTAAATGCAAAATATGATTATTTGATTAATGTGCTGCGTTTAAAAGCATCGGTCGGTAAATTGACCGAAAAAGACCTTGAAGAAATGAATACCTGGCTGGTTGACAAGTCGTTCAAGCCAGTCAGCTAA
- the phoU gene encoding phosphate signaling complex protein PhoU, which translates to MPNNPVLNHHISSQFNEDLQDVNTKFMTMGGLVEQQVANSIHALLDTDAALAIEVQFQDNVVNRMETEIDEALTLILARRHPAAIDLRMVIAMSKANTDLERIGDEAAKIARIAQNLCEEGSSPRGYMETRHIGNQVRVMIHDALDAFARLDVDQALRVLLADADIDREYQSATRTLMTYMIEDPRHISRVINVMWVLRSLERIGDHARNISEQVIYMVKGLDVRHTSVEEIEQKVQR; encoded by the coding sequence TTGCCAAACAATCCGGTGTTAAATCACCATATTTCTTCGCAATTTAATGAAGATTTGCAAGATGTAAATACCAAGTTTATGACCATGGGGGGCTTGGTCGAGCAGCAAGTGGCCAACAGTATTCATGCCCTGTTAGACACTGATGCCGCTTTAGCGATTGAAGTGCAATTTCAGGATAATGTAGTCAATCGTATGGAAACCGAGATTGATGAAGCCTTGACCCTGATTCTGGCACGCCGTCATCCTGCGGCAATTGATTTACGTATGGTGATTGCCATGTCAAAGGCCAATACCGACCTGGAACGTATTGGCGATGAAGCTGCAAAAATTGCCCGTATTGCACAAAATTTATGTGAAGAAGGCAGTTCGCCACGTGGCTATATGGAAACCCGTCACATTGGTAATCAGGTTCGTGTGATGATTCATGATGCGCTGGATGCCTTTGCACGTCTGGATGTTGATCAGGCTTTACGAGTATTGCTTGCGGATGCCGATATTGACCGTGAATACCAGTCTGCGACCCGTACCTTAATGACTTATATGATTGAAGATCCGCGTCATATTTCACGGGTCATTAATGTGATGTGGGTGTTGCGTTCTTTGGAGCGGATTGGTGACCATGCACGTAATATTTCTGAACAGGTTATCTATATGGTCAAAGGGCTAGATGTTCGCCATACCAGCGTCGAAGAGATTGAACAGAAAGTTCAGCGTTAA
- a CDS encoding alpha-ketoglutarate-dependent dioxygenase AlkB family protein — MNFELFEPEVRANLLPYDGIVQDYGLILTPQQSEQYLQYFLTHLAWQHDEVLLYGKHYKTARKVAWYGDENYPYHYSGTFKQAHVWTPGLFRLKQHIENLVGYAFNSCLANLYEDGTQAMGWHSDDESTLQPNTGQETVIASLSFGATRKFSFKHKQKPDKVDVLLQSGQLIVMRGKTQQYWKHTLRKSVKIIEPRVNLTFRYFYPHEKQ, encoded by the coding sequence ATGAACTTTGAATTGTTTGAGCCTGAAGTCCGAGCCAATCTGTTGCCCTATGACGGCATTGTACAAGACTATGGCCTGATTTTAACGCCTCAGCAGAGCGAGCAATATTTGCAGTATTTTTTGACTCATCTGGCCTGGCAACATGATGAAGTGCTGTTGTATGGAAAACACTATAAAACTGCACGTAAAGTGGCCTGGTATGGCGATGAAAATTACCCATATCATTATTCCGGCACATTCAAGCAAGCCCATGTCTGGACACCCGGATTATTCCGTTTAAAGCAGCATATCGAAAATTTGGTCGGCTATGCGTTTAATTCATGTCTTGCTAATTTGTATGAAGATGGCACTCAAGCTATGGGCTGGCATAGTGATGATGAGTCTACATTGCAACCCAATACAGGTCAGGAAACCGTGATTGCCTCCTTAAGTTTTGGGGCAACCCGGAAATTCAGTTTTAAGCACAAGCAAAAGCCAGACAAAGTTGATGTGCTGTTACAGAGCGGTCAGCTGATTGTGATGCGTGGCAAGACTCAGCAGTACTGGAAGCATACTTTAAGGAAATCGGTGAAAATTATTGAGCCACGGGTGAATCTGACGTTCCGTTATTTTTATCCGCATGAGAAGCAATAG
- a CDS encoding IclR family transcriptional regulator, which yields MALSSFGKILTVLDLFSVSRPIINVDIISEELGLSKPTSYRYLKELVSAELLQRLSGTSGDYTLGSKIAVLDYISRTTDPLVQISIPFMQQIVERTEFGCLLTHLNYDSCIDIHHELYKDLTTLIYGRGCPRPIYKGSSAKVILAHLPKQRVLDYYRRFVTELSEVGFAHSEEEFLLQMKQIKKQGYYFSSGEVDPNLASLSIPVKFSTKEPPLALTLLGSKNRFEFTNFQKLIEILRDNASLIEKKFMTLTHQEDIF from the coding sequence ATGGCACTTTCTAGTTTTGGTAAAATTCTTACCGTTTTGGATCTCTTTTCAGTGTCTCGCCCGATCATTAATGTCGATATCATTAGTGAGGAATTAGGACTCTCTAAACCCACAAGTTACCGTTATTTAAAAGAATTGGTTTCGGCAGAATTATTACAACGCCTCAGTGGAACTTCAGGTGACTACACACTAGGTTCTAAAATTGCCGTACTGGATTACATTTCCCGTACCACAGACCCTTTGGTACAGATCAGCATTCCCTTTATGCAGCAAATTGTAGAACGTACCGAATTCGGCTGTCTGCTCACGCATTTAAATTACGATTCATGTATCGATATTCATCACGAACTATATAAAGACCTGACCACGCTGATTTATGGTCGTGGTTGTCCTCGCCCAATCTATAAAGGTTCTTCTGCCAAGGTGATTTTGGCACATTTACCCAAACAGCGCGTTTTGGATTATTATCGGCGCTTTGTGACTGAACTGTCTGAAGTTGGCTTTGCACATAGCGAAGAAGAATTCCTGTTGCAAATGAAACAGATTAAAAAACAGGGCTATTATTTCTCGAGTGGAGAAGTCGATCCCAATCTGGCCAGTCTTTCTATTCCAGTGAAATTTTCCACTAAGGAACCGCCTTTGGCCTTGACCCTGTTAGGCTCGAAAAACCGCTTTGAATTTACCAATTTCCAGAAGTTGATCGAAATATTACGCGACAATGCCAGTTTAATCGAAAAGAAATTTATGACCTTGACCCATCAGGAAGACATATTTTAA
- a CDS encoding FUSC family protein encodes MLLTKQVLAFRPNKMDWIFATKTFLAGMLALYVAFALNLAYPIWAIGTVFVIANPFSGMTSSKSVYRALGTLLGAVVSVAVTPLLINTPWLFTLFLAAWVGGCLYISLLDRTPRSYVFMLAGYTTVIISYNIIYSIDTASMFDMAVGRFLEILVGVVCSAIVTTTIFPLHIGPAVAARVSKTFKDTKTLFDQILLNPSELGNYSTALSQITRDIAEIHVMAVHLSYEKSTLQGMTKPLQEMLHQLSMLVANLVAMAERIKQLDQMDRQYRVQLQVIHDHSATFLKDDQDIQEQTLNLLPENFEQDFTRLMATVSAEQQVILASLKMDIRHFIQNIRAIRLIWQRIQQGDASLPESVTPLSTTYPNLHRDHGVAVRGGISAFIVVIIATGFWILSGWKAGFMMAEMAAISACILTAIDNPVPALKMFVRGNIYAGMMVFIYAYGIFPHVTSFWELALVLAPFVIYCLMMFPHPPLTGIALPLLMGTIMGLNLQNHYTLDQVFFFDATIGSVLGPIISIYIIHLVRAMSPEITVQRILSLHYKAIRQALYLPYGVPFRIHLRSMLDRIGILNTKMVQSEKLKTQINLALVETSAVIDLTRLQELMHRLDSEQAILVSLEDLQQGLDDYFRAKENAQQQLITELHQQVILKISQLKKEAQQLEHAETSWRIQMSLNNIRSSLCHEPAQLKEEIQLGEVVHG; translated from the coding sequence ATGCTGCTTACTAAACAAGTACTCGCATTTCGTCCCAACAAGATGGACTGGATTTTTGCGACTAAAACGTTTCTGGCAGGCATGCTTGCGCTGTATGTGGCTTTTGCACTGAATTTGGCCTATCCCATCTGGGCAATCGGGACCGTCTTTGTGATTGCCAATCCCTTTTCCGGGATGACTTCTTCCAAAAGTGTGTATCGTGCACTGGGCACCTTGTTGGGTGCGGTAGTTTCGGTGGCAGTGACTCCGCTACTAATCAACACACCGTGGCTGTTCACTTTATTTTTAGCTGCATGGGTAGGAGGTTGTTTATATATCTCGCTGCTCGACCGGACTCCGCGTAGTTATGTATTTATGCTGGCGGGATATACCACCGTCATTATCAGCTATAACATTATCTATAGCATTGACACGGCGTCGATGTTTGATATGGCCGTGGGCCGCTTCTTAGAAATTCTGGTTGGGGTGGTTTGTAGTGCTATTGTGACTACGACAATTTTTCCGCTGCATATTGGGCCAGCCGTGGCGGCACGTGTATCTAAAACCTTTAAAGACACCAAAACTTTATTTGACCAGATTTTACTCAATCCCTCCGAACTGGGAAATTACAGTACCGCACTCAGTCAGATTACCCGTGATATTGCTGAAATTCATGTCATGGCAGTGCACTTGTCCTATGAGAAATCGACCTTGCAGGGCATGACCAAACCCCTACAGGAAATGCTACATCAACTGAGCATGCTGGTAGCGAACCTGGTGGCGATGGCCGAACGGATCAAACAGCTGGATCAAATGGATCGCCAATACCGTGTCCAGCTTCAGGTGATTCATGATCATAGCGCCACATTTTTAAAAGATGATCAGGATATTCAGGAACAGACCCTAAATCTGTTGCCTGAAAATTTTGAGCAGGATTTTACCCGTTTAATGGCCACCGTATCTGCTGAACAGCAGGTGATTTTGGCCAGTCTGAAAATGGATATCCGTCATTTCATTCAAAATATTCGTGCCATTAGATTGATTTGGCAACGCATCCAACAGGGCGATGCTTCATTGCCAGAAAGCGTCACACCCCTGAGCACCACCTATCCCAATTTACACCGTGACCATGGGGTTGCGGTGCGGGGCGGAATTTCCGCTTTTATTGTGGTGATCATCGCGACAGGATTCTGGATACTCAGTGGTTGGAAAGCCGGTTTTATGATGGCTGAAATGGCAGCGATCAGCGCCTGTATTTTAACTGCCATAGATAACCCGGTACCGGCATTGAAGATGTTTGTGCGTGGCAATATTTATGCAGGGATGATGGTGTTTATTTATGCCTATGGCATTTTTCCGCACGTGACCTCGTTCTGGGAATTGGCACTGGTACTGGCCCCTTTTGTGATCTATTGCCTGATGATGTTTCCTCATCCGCCACTCACCGGGATTGCCTTGCCCTTATTGATGGGAACCATCATGGGCTTGAACTTGCAAAACCATTACACGCTGGATCAGGTTTTTTTCTTTGATGCCACCATCGGTTCGGTGCTGGGGCCGATTATTTCGATTTACATCATTCATCTGGTTCGGGCGATGTCTCCTGAAATTACGGTACAGCGGATTCTGTCGCTGCATTACAAGGCCATTCGTCAGGCTTTATATCTTCCTTATGGCGTGCCGTTTCGTATTCATTTACGCAGTATGCTGGACCGGATTGGAATATTGAATACCAAGATGGTGCAGTCGGAAAAATTAAAGACTCAGATTAATTTGGCCCTGGTGGAAACCAGTGCCGTGATTGACCTGACCCGTCTGCAAGAGTTGATGCATCGACTTGATTCAGAGCAAGCCATTTTGGTGAGTCTGGAAGATCTGCAACAAGGTCTGGATGACTATTTTCGTGCCAAAGAAAATGCGCAACAACAGCTGATTACAGAGCTTCATCAGCAGGTTATTTTAAAAATCAGCCAATTGAAAAAAGAGGCACAACAACTGGAACATGCTGAAACTTCCTGGCGAATACAGATGTCTTTAAACAATATTCGCAGCAGTTTATGTCATGAACCAGCGCAGCTTAAAGAAGAGATACAACTTGGAGAAGTTGTCCATGGGTGA
- a CDS encoding DUF1656 domain-containing protein: MGELNVYGVYVPILLIQAVLAYVVLRVVMRVLDRVVEQGWIPLPNIFYLCIYLALLWLMHWGFIVCLG; encoded by the coding sequence ATGGGTGAGTTAAATGTCTATGGGGTATATGTCCCGATTCTGCTGATTCAGGCGGTTCTGGCCTACGTTGTACTGCGTGTAGTGATGCGCGTGCTTGACCGTGTTGTGGAACAGGGCTGGATTCCGCTGCCGAATATTTTTTATCTCTGTATTTATCTTGCGCTGCTGTGGTTAATGCATTGGGGTTTTATTGTCTGCTTGGGCTAA
- a CDS encoding HlyD family secretion protein: MTSLDLRKVVRPVLFTIVAVVAILAVKHIWDYYNSEPWTRDGRIRGDVIQVSSDVAGLITEVLVQDNQTVKKGQVLFKIDVARQALDVEQARSDLSKAKAGLAAAEAELAQAKANLVKSQANINLADKNANRYANLMEGAISKQEQDQMFATRDQSHAEHEQMLAAIDQAKANIVQQKALIEVANSNLHLSELNLNRSEVVAPADGTLSNFELQQGNYVKVGQAVAALLNRQQLYVVGYFEETKLDKIYVGAPATVQLMGDSQKLKGHVQGIASGIEDRERTSTTGLLANVNPTFSWVRLAQRVPVKIMIDELPKNQLAFVAGRTVTVHILKKDQP; the protein is encoded by the coding sequence ATGACATCTTTAGACTTGCGTAAAGTCGTCCGACCGGTGCTATTTACTATAGTCGCTGTCGTTGCAATTTTGGCGGTAAAACATATCTGGGATTATTACAATTCTGAGCCATGGACCCGTGATGGCCGAATACGCGGCGATGTGATTCAAGTCTCTTCAGATGTTGCGGGTTTGATCACCGAGGTCTTGGTGCAAGATAACCAGACTGTGAAAAAAGGGCAGGTGCTGTTTAAAATTGATGTGGCCCGTCAAGCCCTGGATGTGGAACAGGCCAGATCGGACCTGTCTAAAGCCAAGGCAGGCCTGGCTGCTGCCGAAGCAGAACTGGCTCAGGCCAAAGCCAATCTGGTGAAATCTCAAGCCAATATCAATCTGGCGGATAAAAATGCCAACCGCTATGCCAACCTTATGGAGGGTGCGATTTCAAAACAGGAACAGGACCAGATGTTTGCAACGCGAGATCAGTCACATGCCGAACATGAGCAAATGCTGGCTGCGATTGATCAGGCCAAAGCCAATATTGTGCAGCAAAAAGCCTTGATTGAAGTAGCCAACAGTAATCTGCACCTGTCCGAACTAAATTTAAACCGCTCTGAAGTGGTGGCACCGGCTGATGGCACCTTATCCAATTTTGAATTACAACAAGGCAACTATGTCAAAGTCGGGCAGGCAGTGGCTGCACTGTTAAACCGTCAGCAGCTGTATGTGGTGGGGTATTTTGAAGAAACTAAACTCGACAAGATTTATGTTGGTGCTCCTGCAACGGTCCAGCTGATGGGCGATTCACAAAAACTCAAAGGTCATGTTCAGGGCATTGCTTCCGGGATTGAAGACCGCGAACGTACATCCACTACGGGATTACTTGCCAATGTGAATCCAACCTTTAGCTGGGTGCGTCTGGCACAGCGTGTACCAGTAAAAATTATGATTGATGAATTGCCGAAGAACCAGCTGGCCTTTGTGGCAGGACGTACTGTAACCGTACATATCCTGAAAAAAGATCAGCCATAA